The nucleotide sequence GAAACGCAGGTGGTCGACGCCGGCGACATCGCGCTCAACCCGTTCAACATCGGCGAGGCGATCGAGACCCTGCAAAGCGAGGCCGAAGCGCTGACCGCGAACGGGACGCGCCTGGTGACCGTCGGCGGCGACCACACGATCGCGCTGCCGCTGCTGCGTGCGGCGGCGAAGAAGCACGGACCGGTGGCACTGCTGCACTTCGACGCGCACCTCGACACCTGGGACACCTACTTCGGCGAGCCGTACACCCACGGCACCCCGTTCCGGCGGGCGTCCGAGGAAGGCCTCCTCGACACCGAAGCGCTGTCCCACGTCGGCACGCGCGGCCCGCTGTACGGCAAGCGGGATCTCGAAGAGGACCGCCGCCTCGGATTCGGCATCGTCACCTCCGGCGACGTCATGCGCCGCGGGGTCGCCGAGACCGTCGACGCGTTGCGCCAGCGCATCGGCGGCCGCCCGCTCTACATCTCGGTCGACATCGACGTGCTCGACCCGGCGCACGCGCCGGGTACCGGGACCCCCGAAGCGGGCGGGATGACCAGCCGCGAACTGCTGGAGATCCTGCGCGGGCTGCGCGACTGCAACCTCGTCGGAGCCGATGTGGTGGAGCTGGCCCCGGCTTACGATCATGCCGAGATCACCGCCATCGCGGCTTCCCACGTCGCCTACGACCTGGTGAGCCTGCTCAGTTTGGGGAAGGGCGCATGACCGGCACTGAACGGATAGGCGGCGACGTAGTCGTCGAAACCCTGCACGCGCTCGGGGCGGACACCGTGTTCGGCCTGCCCGGCCAGCACGCGCTCGGCCTGTTCGAAGCGCTGCGGCGCACGGACGACCTGCGCGTCATCAGCTCGCGGGTCGAGAACAACCTGGCTTTCGCGGCCGACGGGCACGCCCGCGCCCGGCTCGCGGCGGATCCCGGAGGCCCGGTCCCGGTGACGCCGATGATCGTGTCGACCGGCCCCGGCGCGTTGCTGACTTTGGCTTCGTTGCAGGAATCCCGGGCCGCGTCGGTGCCGGTGCTCGGGATCTCCAGCCAGATCCCGGTGGCCGGGCTCGGCGGTGGACGGCACGGCTATCTCCACGAACTGCCCGACCAGCAGGCCAGTTTCCGCGACGTGGTGAAGTCGGTGCACGTGGTGCGCACCGTCAGCCAGATCCCGACGGCGCTGCGCGAAGCCTGGGAATCGGCGGCGACCGCGCCGTACGGCCCGGTGTGGGTCGAGATCCCGCAGGACATCTTGCTTGCACCGGTGGAGCTGCCCCGGATCACGTCGGTGACGGCGCGGCCCGCACCGCTCGAACCGTTGCCGGAGCTCGTCACCGAAGCCGCGAATCTCCTTGGCGCGGCGAAGAATCCGGTGATCCTCGCCGGTGGCGGCGCCCTGCGCGCGGGCGCGCAGGCGGAACTGAAGGCGCTCGCGGAGGCACTGCGCGCGCCGGTGCTCTCGACGTTCGGCGGCAAGGGCGTCTTCGGCTGGGACCACGCACTGTCCGGGCAGTCGTGGCTCGAAGACTGGCACAGCACCGAGTTCCTGTCGGCCGCGGACGTGCTGCTGGTGCTGGGTTCCGGGCTCGGTGAGCTGTCCAGCAACTATCGCGAATTCGCCCCGCGCGGCCGGGTGATCCAGATCGAGGCCGATCTCGGAAAGCTGGAGTCGAACTATCCGGCGCTGGGCATCCACGCCGACGTCCGCCTTGCCCTGCAAGGACTTCTGGAGCAGGTTCCGTTCCGTCAGAGCGACGGCGTCGCCGAGAAGGCGGTCGCGGATCTGCTGGCCAAGGTGCGCGAACGTCTCGACGGCCAGGCACTCGAAACCGAGCGCAAGCTGATCGAGGACATCCGCGCCGCGGTCCCCGAAGGCGCCCAGACGTTCTGGGACATGACGATCGCGGCCTACTGGGCCTGGTCGGCGTGGAACCCCGAGGGCGCGCCGATCCACACCGCGCAGGGCGCGGGCGGCCTCGGATACGGCCTGCCCGGCGCGCTCGGCGGCGCGGCGGCGACCGGCGGCCCGGCGCTCGCGGTGTCCGGTGACGGCGGCGCGATGTACGGCATCGCGGAGCTGGCCACGGCGGTCCAGCACGGGCTGGACGTCACGTGGCTCGTCATCGACGACGGCGGCTACGGCATCCTGCGCGAGTATCTGACCGGCGCGTTCGGCCAGTCCACGGCCACCGAACTCGCGCGGCCCGATTTCGCCGCGCTGGCACAGTCCTTCGGCGTCGACGCCATCGTGTCCTCTTTGGACACGGTCGGGAAGGACCTTGCCGAAGCCCTCGGCACCCCCGGTCCGTCGCTGGTCGTCCTCCCCGCCCTGTTGAAGATGTTCGAGCCGACCCACCTGGAGAAGAAATGACTCAGGTCCTGAATTTCGTCGACGGCGCCGAGGTACCGGCGTCGGGCTCGCGGACGCTCGACCTGGTGGATCCCGCCACCGGTGAGGTCTTCGGCACCAGCGTCCTGTCCGAGCAGTCCGATGTGGACAAGGCGCTGACTGCCGCCGAACGGGCGTTCGAGGTGTGGCGCAAGAGCACTCCCGCCCAGCGTCAGCTCGCGCTGCTGAAGATCGCCGACGTGGTGGAATCGCGCGCGGAGGAGTTCGCCGAGCTCGAAATCCGCGAGACCGGCAAGATCCGGTCCGTCGTGCTGGACGAGGAGATCCCGGAGTGCGTCAGCGCGCTGCGGTTCTTCGCCGGTGCGGCGCGGCAGCTCGAAGGCACGGCGTCAGGTGAGTACCTGCCCGGGCACACGTCCGCGATCCGCCGCGAGCCGGTCGGCGTCTGCGCGCAGATCGCGCCGTGGAACTACCCGCTGATGATGGGTGTCTGGAAGATCGCCCCCGCGCTGGCCGCGGGTAACACCGTGGTGCTGAAGCCCGCGGAGACCACGCCGTCGACGGCCGTGCTGCTGGCGAAGGTGGCGGCGGAGTTCCTGCCGCAGGGCGCGTTCAACGTGCTGTGCGGCGACCGCGACACCGGCCGCGCGCTGGTGAAGCACCCGATCACCGAGCTGGTGTCGATCACCGGGTCGACCCGCGCCGGGATCGACGTCGCCACCGTCGCGGCGGCCGACCTCAAGCGCACGCACCTCGAACTCGGCGGCAACGCGCCGTTGCTGGTCTTCGGCGACGTGAACCTCGCCGAGGCGGCCGAGGGCATCGTCGGGGCGGCGTTCTACAACGCCGGGCAGGACTGCACCGCGGGCAGCCGCGTGCTGGTGGACGCGGCGATCCACGACGAGTTCGTCGCGGAGCTGACCAAGGCCGCCGCCGCGCAGAAGCCCGGCACGGATTTCGGCCCGCTCAACAGCGAAGCGCAGTTCGACCGGGTCCGCGGGCTCGTCGAGCGGCTGCCGTCGCACGCCCGCCTGGAAACCGGCGGCGTGCCCGCCGGTGACCGCGGTTTCTTCTTCTCCCCCACCGTCATCTCGGGCCTGAAGCAGGACGACGAGATCGTGCAGGAGGAGATCTTCGGCCCGATGATCACCGTCCAGTCCTTTGTGGACGAGGGTGAAGCGGTGCGTCTGGCCAACGGCGTCCCGTACGGGCTCGCCTCGTCGATCTGGACCAACGACCTGTCACGCGCGACCCGCGTTTCGGGCGAACTCGACTTCGGCTGCGTCTGGGTCAACACCCACGGGCCGCTGGTCTCGGAAATGCCCCATGGCGGCTTCGGGCACTCGGGCCACGGGAAGGACCTCTCGTCCTACTCCTTCGCCGAGTACACCCGCGTCAAGCACGTCATGACCCGCTTCGCCTGAAGCTGTACCCGGAGGTCCCCATGGGTGACAAGGTCACCGAAGTCGAGCAGCACGGCATCGCGCCGATCCCGCCGGAGGAACAGACGTCGCGCCCGCGCGACCTGTTCCGGATGGCGTTCGGCGGCGCGAACACCTTCGCCACCATCATCCTCGGGACACTCCCGATCGCCTTCGGCCTGAGCTTCTGGGCGGCGGTCGCGGCCACCGTCGCGGGCGTGGTCGTCGGGGCGCTGGTGCTCTCGCCGATGTCGTTGTTCGGCCCGCTCACCCGGACCAACAACGCCGTGTCCTCCGGCGCGCACTTCGGCGTCGTCGGCCGTTGTGTCGGCTCCTTCCTCTCCCTGCTGACGGCGATCACGTTCTTCGCCATCTCGGTCTGGGTGAGCGGAGACGCCGTCGCCGGTGCGGCACAACGGCTTTTCGGCTTCGACGGCGGCGAGGTGCTCCGCGGCGTCGCGTACGGCGTCATCGCGATCGCCACGCTGGTGGTGTGCATCTACGGCTACCGGTTCATGCTGCTGGTGAACCGGGTCGCCGTGGTGCTGGGCACGGCGATCATGCTGCTCGGGATCGTCGCCTACGGTGGCACGTTCGATCCCGGGTTCGCCGGCACCGGCACCTACGCGCTCGGGGACTTCTGGCCGACCTGGATCCTCGCCGCGCTCACCACGATGGCGAACCCGATCTCGTTCGGCGCCTTCCTCGGCGACTGGACGCGCTACATTCCCGCGCGCCACAGCCGCCGTTCCCTGCTGACCGCGCCGTTCCTGGCACAGGTGGCGACGCTGCTGCCGTTCGGGTTCGGCATCGCCACCGCGACCCTGGTCGCGGATCCGGCCGACTACATCACCGGCCTGACCGCGATCTCGCCGCTCTGGTACGCGATCCCGCTGATCGTGGTCGCGCTGATCGGCGGACTGTCCACCGGGACGACGTCGCTCTACGGGACCGGACTGGACTTCAGCTCGATCTTCGTGAAGCTGAGCCGGGTGCAGGCGACCCTGCTGATCGGTTCGCTCAGTGTCGTGTTCATCTTCGTCGGCAATTTCGTGCTGGACATGGTCTCCAGCATCAACGCCTTCGCGACGCTGATCGTGCTGTGCACCTCGCCGTGGATGGTGATCATGATGATCGGTTTCGTGCTGCGGCGCGGGTTCTACGACCCGGACGACCTCCAGGTGTTCAACCAGGGCCGCAACGGCGGCCGCTACTGGTTCACCCGCGGGGTGAACTGGCGCGCGATGGCCGCGTGGATCCCGGCGACGACACTGGGTCTCCTGACCGCCAACACCCCGATGATCGCCGGGCCGTTCAAGGACATCGCGGGCGGCGTCGACATCAGCATGGTGGTGACGCTGTGCACGGCGGCGATCGCGTACCCCGTGCTGGTGAAGCTCTTCCCCGAACCGCGGGAGGTCTACTCGTACGCGGAGCCTGTCGCGGAACCGGCAGTCGCCGTCTAGGCGAAGCGGCGCAGCGCCCCGAGGAACAGCGCGTCGAAGGCGCGATCCGGGAGCACCCGGCGCACGAACAGGATCGGCTTCGCCCCGAAACCTGCGGCGTAGCGGGTCTTCGGGCGCCGGGCCCGGACGGCCTTCAGAATGACGTCGGCGATCACCTTCGGACGGGAACCGCGCGCGGCCTGGTCGAAGAACTTCGCGAGCGCCTTGGCCTGCGGCGCGTAGGCGGTGTCACCCGAGGTCTTCATCAGGTTCTCGATGGCGATGCCGCCCCATTCCGTCCTGATGGCACCGGGTTCGACCACCACGACGTCGATGCCGAACGGTTTGAGCTCCAGCCGCAGTGAGTCGCTCAGGCCTTCGACCGCGAATTTGGTCGAGTGGTACCAGCCGCCGAGCGGTTCGTAGATCTTGCCGCCGATCGACGAGATGTTCACGATCTTGCCCGAGCCCTGGGCGCGCATATGCGGCGTGGCCAGCTGGAGGAGCCGCGCGAGCCCGAACACATTGACCTCGAACTGGTACTTCCCTTCCGAGAGCGGCACGTCCTCGAAGGCGCCGTATGAACCGTAGCCCGCGTTGTTGACCAGGACGTCGATCCGGCCGGACTCCTCGATGATCCGCTCGACCCCCGCGACCATCGACGCGTCGTCGGTGACGTCCATCTCGAGGATCGTGATGCCGCGTTCGGCCAGCCCCGCCATCCGCTCGACGCGCCTCGCCGCGCCGTAGACCGTGTAGCCCGCTTCGTGCAGCGCGAGCGCCGTGGCTTCGCCGATGCCCGCGGAAGCTCCCGTGACCAGTGCGACCTTCATATCCCCGCGACCTCGTCGTCCGCGCGGTCGGCCGGATCGTGGGCTGAAGGGGACTTTCCCCGCATGCCATGCGAGGAAAGCTCGGCGGTCTCAACTGGTTGTTGCAAGTAGTGCTTTGTCGAGTGCTTGTGCTGGTGTGAGGAGGCCGAGTGTAGGGCGTGGTCGGGTGTTGAGGCGTAGGGCGATCGCGTCGCAGTGGGTTTGGGTGAGGTGGCGCAGGTCTGAGCTTTTGGGCCAGTACTGGCGTAGCAGGCCGTTGGTGTTCTCGTTGCTGCCGCGTTCCCAGGGGCTGTGTGGGTTGCAGAAGTAGACCTGCAGGCCGGTGTCCAGGGTGAACTGGGCGTGCTGGGCCATTTCGTTGCCCTGGTCCCAGGTCAGCGACCGTTTCAGTTCGGTGGGCAGGGTAGTGATCATGCTGGTGAGCAGTTCCCGGACTTCGACGGCCTTGTGTGTGTCGGGCAGGGGGGCCAGCAACACGAATCGGGAGTGGCGTTCGACCAGGGTGATGACCGCGCCCTGGCCGACTGCCCCGAGGATCAGATCGCCTTCCCAGTGCCCGGGCACTGCCCGGTCGGCGGCCTCGGCGGGGCGTTCACTGATCGGGGTCATCCCGGTTATCCGGCCCTGGCGGCGGCTGGAGGTGCTGGTGCGTGACCGGCGCTGGTCACGGCCTGACCGCAGGTGCTCGGTGAGTTCGTTGCGCAGTTCACCACGAGTCTGGATGAACAGTGACAGGTAGATCGTCTCGTGACTCACCCGCATAGCCTGATCGTCGGGGAACAGCGTCGGCAACATCAGGGAGATCAGCCGGGGTGACCAGTCTGCTTCCAGCAGACCGGTCACCACCGCCGCCAACTCACCGGCCAGCAGATGGGCTTTCGGGCGCCGGCCGCGTTCGACGGCCAGGCGCTGGGCTCGGTCGGCCCGATAACGGCGAGGCCGGCCATTGACCTTGCTTCCGGGCCTGGAACACCGCGGCCCACCACCGCGGCGTACTTCTCGTGAAATCGTCGAGGGTGACTTACCCAGAACCTTCGCCACCGCGTCCTGGGTAAGACCTTGATCCAGACCATTCTGGATCTTCTCCCGCTCCTCGCGCGTCAACGGGGCTCCTGGCATGACGACCTCCCTATCAGCCGCCACTACTTGCAACAACCGATTGAGACCGCCGCGCTTTCCCCCCATGGCATGCGGGGAAAGCGCCCTTCAGCGCCGCGTGTCCTCCGGCGCCGGTGTCCGGCTCGCCAGCTTCGCCGACCACTCGGTCACCCGCCGCGCCACATCCTGCGCGGTGAGCCCGACGCGGGCCAGCACCTCCTCGCGCGAACCGTGGTCGTGGAACACCTGCGGCACCGCGAGATCGCGCAGTGGCACATCGCATTCGGCGTCGCGGAACAGCGCGGCCAGCGCGGAACCGAAGCCACCGTGCCGCCCGCTGTCCTCGACGGTCACGACGAGCTTGTGCTGCTCGGCCAGCGCCACCAGCTCGGCGGGCGCCGGGACGACCCAGCGCGGGTCCACCACGGTCACACCGATGCCCTGATCGGCCAACCGGTCCGCGGCGGCGAGCCCGAGCATCGCGAACGCGCCCACGGCGACGAGCAGGACGTCGGCTTCACCGGCGGGTTTGCGCAGCACGTCCACCGTGCCGACGCGTTCCACGGCGGGCACCGAGTCGACCACCCCGCCCTTGGAGAACCGCAGCGCCGTCGGCCCGTCCTCGACCGCGACGGCCTCCCGCAGTTCCTCGCGCAGCGTTCCGGCGTCTCGCGGAGCGGCGACCCGCATGCCCGGCACCATGCCGAGCAGCGAGAGATCCCACATGCCGTGGTGACTCGGCCCGTCCGGGCCGGTGATACCCGCCCGGTCCAGCACCAGCGTCACCGGCTGGCGGTGCAGCGCGACGTCCATCAGGACCTGGTCGAAAGCGCGGTTCAGGAAGGTCGAGTACACGGCGACGACGGGGTGCTTGCCGCCCATCGCGAGACCCGCGGCCGAAGTCACCGCATGCTGCTCGGCGATCCCGACGTCGTACCAGCGGTCGGGGTACGCCTCGGCGAACTTGTGCAGCCCGGTCGAACGCAGCATCGCCGCGGTGATCGCGACGACGTCCTCGCGGTCGGCGCCGATCTTCACCAGCTCGTCGGCGAAGACCCCGGTCCAGCTCGGGCCCTTGACCGGCGGCAGGCCGGTTTCCGGGTCGATCGGGTCGGTCTGGTGCATCTGGTCGGCCTGGTTGGTCACCGCGGGCTCGTAGCCGTGGCCCTTCTCGGTGACCACGTGGACGATCACGGCGCCACCGAAGTCGCGAGCGCTCTGGAACGCCTTCTCCAGTGCGACGAGGTCGTGCCCGTCGACCGGGCCGAGGTACTTGAGGCCGAGGTCGGAGAACATCATCTGCGGGCTCAGCGCGTCCTTGAGCCCCGCCTTCGCCGCGTGCAACGCCGCGTAGATCGGCTTGCCGACGACGGGCGTGTGCCGCAGTAGTTCCTTGCCGCGGTCCAGCACGCGCTCGTAGCCCGGCTTGAGGCGCAGCGACGCGAGGTGGTCCGCGACGCCGCCGATGGTCGGCGAGTACGAACGGCCGTTGTCGTTGATGACGATGACGACCGGGCGGCGCGGGTTCGCGGCGATGTTGTTGAGCGCCTCCCAGCACATGCCGCCGGTCAGCGCGCCGTCGCCGACGACGGCGATCGCGTGCCTGCCGCCCCCGCCGAGCTCGAACGCCTTCGCCAGACCGTCCACATAGGACAACGCGGTCGACGCGTGGCTGTTCTCGACGAGGTCGTGCTCGCTCTCGCAACGCGCCGGGTAGCCGGTGAGGCCGCCGAGCTGGCGCAGCTTGCCGAAGCCGTCGTGACGGCCGGTGACGATCTTGTGCACATACGCCTGGTGACCGACGTCCCACACGATGGCATCGCTCGGCGAATCGAAGACCCGGTGCAGCGCCATCGTCAGCTCGACCACACCCAGGTTCGGGCCAAGGTGACCACCGGCGAGCCGCACCTTTTCGACGAGGAAGTCCCGGATCTCCGCGGCCAGCTCGTCGAGCTGCTCCGGGTTCATCCGCTTCAAGTCGGCCGGTCCGTGCACGGACTCGAGCAACGTCACTCTCCCACCTCGCCTGGTTCCTCTTCCGCCGTTCCGACCAGTCTACGGAGGCCGCCTGAGAGTCTTCCGTCCGCCGCGTCACGGGTCACATGTCAGAAAATCACCACTCAACGCCCGATGGTGTGAACATGGTCTCTTTTGCCAAGTAGCGGTCACGTCGGGTGGCCGCGATAATCGCTGATCGACGGTTGAGCAGAAGCCGGTTCGGAGGGCTTGATGGCGGACTTTTTCATCGGTGGCGAATGGGTCGACGCGGTCGGCGGTGGTCGCCGGGAGATCCGCTGCCCCGCGGACGGGTCGTTGGTCGCGGAAGTCGCCGAAGGCACCCGTGAAGACACTGAAGCGGCCATCGCCGCCGCGAGGAAGGCGTTCGACACCGGCCCGTGGCCGCAAACGCCCGCTCCGCAGCGCGGTGACCTGCTGCTGAAGGCCGCCGACCTGCTCGACCGCGACGCCGCGGCCTTCGCCCGCGCCGAGTCGCTCGACACCGGGAAACGGCTGGTCGAGAGCGAATATGACATGGCCGACATCGCCGCGTGCCTGCGTTACTTCGGCAAGCTCGCCGCGAACGACGCCGGCCGCGTCGTCGACACCGGCAACCCGGACGCGTTCAGCCGGATCGTGCACGAGCCCGTCGGCGTCTGCGGGCTGATCACGCCGTGGAACTACCCGCTCCTGCAGACCATTTGGAAGGTCGCCCCCGCACTCGCGGCGGGCAACACGTTCGTCCTCAAGCCCAGCGAGCTGACCCCGCACACCTCGATCATGCTGATGAAGCTGCTGACCGAGGCAGGGCTCCCCGGCGGCGTCGCGAACCTGGTGCTCGGCGCCGGTGCGCAGGCCGGGGCACCGCTGTCCGAGCATCCGGACGTCGACCTCGTGTCGTTCACCGGCGGCCTCGCGACCGGCAAGATCATCGCCGCCTCCGCGGCCGCGACCATCAAGAAGGTCGCGCTGGAACTGGGCGGCAAGAACCCGAACGTCGTCTTCGCGGACGCGGATTTCGAGACCGCCGTCGACTACGCGCTGACCGCGGTGTTCCTGCATTCCGGCCAGGTCTGCTCGGCGGGCGCGCGGCTGATCGTCCAAGAGGAGTGGCATGACAGGTTCGTCGACGAACTCGTCCGCCGCGCCGAACTGATCCGACTGGGTGGACCTTTCGACCCGAAGGCTGAAACCGGTCCGCTGGTCTCGGCCGCCCATTTGGAAAAGATCGAACGCTACGTCGCCGCGGCGCTCGAAGAGGGCGCCGTCCTGCTCACCGGCGGCAAACGCCCCGACGATCGCGAACTCGCGAAGGGGCACTACTACCTGCCGACCATCCTCGACCACGTGAAGCAGGGCAGCAGCGCCGTCGTCGACGAATCGTTCGGCCCGGTGCTCACCGTCGAGACCTTCACCGACGAGGACGACGCCGTCCGCATCGCCAACGACACCCACTACGGCCTCGCCGGCGCGGTGTTCACCTCGGACGCCTCCCGCGCGCAGCGGGTGGCGAACCGGCTGCGGCACGGCACGATCTGGATCAACGACTTCCACCCGTACCTGCCGCAGGCGGAATGGGGTGGCTACAAGCAGTCCGGCTTCGGGCGCGAACTCGGCCCGACCGGGCTCGCCGAGTACACGGAGGCGAAGCACATCTACCAGAACCTCCGGCCCGCTCCACAGCGCTGGTTCTCCGGGGAGTCAGCGTCCAACTAAAGAGGGGAAATTGCCGATGAGCAATCCTTCCGATGACGGCCTCGCCGGTTTCGGCTACAAACAGGAACTCGAAAGAACGCTCGGCAATTTCCACACCTTCGCCGCCGGGATCAGCTACATCTCGATCCTGACGGGGACCTTCCAGTTGTTCTACTTCGGCTTCAGCTTCGGCGGGCCGGCGTACTGGTGGTCGTGGCCGATGGTGTTCGTCGGCCAGCTGATGGTGGCGCTGTCGTTCGCCGAACTGGCCGCGCACTATCCGGTCGCCGGTTCGATCTACAACTGGTCGAAACGGCTCGGCAGCCCGCACGTCGCCTGGATGGCCGGGTGGATGATGCTGACCGCGTCGATCGTCAGCATCGCCGCGGTCGCGCTGGCGTACCAGATCACGCTCCCGCAGATCTCGTCGTTCTTCTCCTTCTCCGGCGACAGCGCGGTGAACGCGGTCATCCTGGGCACGGCGCTGATCGTGTTCACGACGTTGGTGAACGCCTGGGGCGTCAAGCTGATGGCGCGGATCAACAGTGCCGGGGTGTTCATCGAACTGATCGCCGCGGTCCTGCTGATCGTCGCGCTCGCGGTGAACATCACGCGGGGCCCCGAGGTCGTCATGCAGACCAACAACACCGGCGCCGACCAGCCGTGGGGCTATTTCGGGGCGTTCCTGGTCGCGTCGCTCGCGTCGACCTACGTCATGTACGGCTTCGACACCGCCAGCTCGCTCGGCGAGGAGTCCCACGACCCGCGCAAGAACGCGCCCAAGGCGATCCTGCGCGCGCTGATCGCGTCGTTCGTCATCGGCGGGCTCATCCTCATCCTCGCGCTGATGGCCGTGGGCGACATCAACAACCCGCAGATCGCCACCGGCGGGCTCCAGTTCATCGTGCTGGACGTCCTGGGCAGCACGATCGGCACGATCTTCCTGCTCGCGGTGGTCATCGCGATCACCGTGTGCAACCTGGCCGTGCAGTCGGCGGCGATCCGGATGATGTTCGCGATGGGCCGCGACAACAACCTGCCCGCCGGGAAGCATCTGGCACGGGTGTCGCCGAAGACGAAGACGCCCGTGATCCCC is from Amycolatopsis lurida and encodes:
- a CDS encoding APC family permease; translated protein: MSNPSDDGLAGFGYKQELERTLGNFHTFAAGISYISILTGTFQLFYFGFSFGGPAYWWSWPMVFVGQLMVALSFAELAAHYPVAGSIYNWSKRLGSPHVAWMAGWMMLTASIVSIAAVALAYQITLPQISSFFSFSGDSAVNAVILGTALIVFTTLVNAWGVKLMARINSAGVFIELIAAVLLIVALAVNITRGPEVVMQTNNTGADQPWGYFGAFLVASLASTYVMYGFDTASSLGEESHDPRKNAPKAILRALIASFVIGGLILILALMAVGDINNPQIATGGLQFIVLDVLGSTIGTIFLLAVVIAITVCNLAVQSAAIRMMFAMGRDNNLPAGKHLARVSPKTKTPVIPAIVSGVIAVLILVVNVGQPQIFTVITSIGIIMIYLAYLLVTVPMLVKRLRGQWPPPKVEGTKYFSLGKLGLPVNILGVLWGGAIVVNLAWPRREVYNATEPYHWYLEWGAVLFVGAVAVVGFAYYWFVLRHKSGVLADHAAEALPEEAAQ